The Brassica rapa cultivar Chiifu-401-42 chromosome A10, CAAS_Brap_v3.01, whole genome shotgun sequence genome segment TTAGCCATGACGAAAGACAGCAAgagaagataaaataaatagacAGTTATGTTTTACATGTTAGTTTTGTATTCTTGGAAAATGTACGAAAATATTGTGAGGCTTTGGTTGCATCTCATGTTACCTACGGGAGAGGGCACTTCTTATAAAAAGTTGGTTTTGGATGCTTTCTTCATGTCAATTATGCTTTGTGTACCCAaacttcttgttttgtttttctttatttagttagttttcaGATTTATTTAGCTTTCGTTAGGGATTTTCGTACGTATTATCGTCATATCTTCGTAAATGTTACGTCTTTATTGGCCATACTTATAAGATCAGTAAATCTGTATGATAATTCACATACTCTTCATAtgtatttctatatttattacatCTATCATCTATGTAAGCTATATCAATTTCATATATGATCATTCACAgtattcttcattttttttttttgcattttcatcTGCGTTATTGGATTATTTCTTACTACTTTTTTCGTCTTAATGATATATCATGTATATGTAAAGTCTGTATCTTGAACGTGTGTACAAGTGCTCAAATTATAAACGtaaattttgaattaaatataaataatattttgatatatgtattatttatatttatttttctcaaagcattaaaatataaaataattaatagataCGTACGTATGGACGAAGATAAATATACACATGCATGTCTTTGCTATAATATACACATAAACGGTAATATTGTAGCCACTGACCACTTGACCGATCGAATCACTCTCCAAATCAACCTATGGAAATCTAGGTGAAGTGCCAATTAAGATTTCTTGCCTACTCCCTGGTACTCTTAGTAAATCAAACGTACCACTAGAGCTGGAGAACCCACATCAATGCGCTAGTCACATCATTTTTTTCAAGAAGTTATTGTTAGAAATCCTACACTAAAAAGTTTGAGATGAAACCAAAGTAATACATGGTTGATATAGATCAATGCCCCTTTTGAgttaaaatatatcaaacttATCAATTATCCATCCAACAAAAGACGATCAGTGACTCGTAATAGTCCTTACTGGATATATATAGTTTACCATAACGAAACACATTGACTGTAAATTAGGTTTCACATTCTTTTAATTTGATGCAATGTTTACCATATCAGCATCACATATATAATCGatgataattaattaaatcagtGAAAGTTAAGATCACCAATTAAGTAGACACGGTAAGTAGAGATTTGTTCTAAGAAACAAGACTCCAAAAAGGACTTGTACTATGACCGTTCTTTTTTCCCCTATGATACTTCGAAGTACGCAAGAGTATATAGCCTCTAAATATTGTTTCCATCTATTAAATTTGACGCCGCACAAAATGACTTACGAAGGTACTAGATCCAGTGCACTGTCCTTGTGTCTAGATTAGTTTCTTTCATAGTAACAACTCCCTTACAACTGAGAAAGCTAGCTTGACAAATCAAAATCAACCGTACGTTGGATCTAACCACCTCTAACATAATGGCTACAATGCCTAATTATATGTAAGGACCCGACTATGATATTGCTGCAAACCCTAATTTTATGCAAGGATGAATAGTATATTTgtagtaaaaaaaatttgtcaaaaGTTTATAGTGATTAGTTTAAGTGGTGTATATTGGTTTTCTAAAACTGGGATGGTTCCAACCCATGCTAGTTTTAATaagtattttctttaaaatagacTTTCAATTGACTTACGTACGTCTACCAAAGgtacaataataaattaattgtcATGTGAGGTCAACACTATAATTGAATGTATAATTTGGTACGTTATGTGTAAATGTTTGTACTGCCTCAGCGTGTATAGTCACGTACAGTGGTGCGAGATAGCTACGGACATGTTGTGATTTTGCCAAAAGATCGATGTGTTGAGTTAAATTACAAAGCCAATAAATGCAGCAAAcccaatattttgttttcttcttactTCTGAAATGATAAAACGGCTTCTATTGATACCTACATTTTGTTCATTTCTGTAATTGGATCCTGTATAGCGCAAAAATTCCAGTTTTTATTTgccttcagaaaaaaaaaaatccacgtTAAATATTAATTAGCTGTAGTAAACACACTCACAAAATAAAATAGTCTTGATCAGGAGGATACATGTCTAAGTGGGGACAAGTAGCCACAAGAGATGAATAAGAATGCATACACGTGGTGAGACTAGTGCGAAGATGAGTCAAGAAGACTCAAAGAGATGGAGAGAGCCCTTGTCCTTCCCCACAATGTCTGGTCGGTAGTTGAAACGTTAGTTGTCGACTTGGCGAGCCATCTCCTACTGTTATTTTATTCgtttataaaaataactaataataCAAATTAGACATAGAACATGTATGTATTTACTAATCCTtctgttttataatttaaaatattttaagaagctcttttatttttattttataaaacatgttattttatttgtacACAATAAATTTGTTTGACTTTGTGACTAATTGTATTTTACTGTATTTTATGAGTAGTTAATCAAATTTTTATCTAACTTTGAATAGTGTTTTAATGtagaaaaactaaaatatcttcGCTTAGTTGtagttttattttggtttagaaACAATTTTCTAACCGTGGTGTTAACgggaaattttaagaaaaaataaccaAGCTTCTAAATACAAAACGAGATATTTATGATatggagagagagaaattaatGGAAGGAAGCATGGTCATCCATCACATGAGCCAACTCTTCTGATTGCTTATGTTGATAAGCACATACGGAACCGCATCGATTCAGCACGGGCCAGAATTGGAGCTATATATCCTCATGGCATGAGAATATGGTTTGCTTCACGATAGAGATTTGGAAGAAGGTTTAATAGTTTCGAGTTGTTTCTCTTACAAAAACAAGAAAGTCAAACAAGttgtaaaaaagttttttttatctgaataaatttaacattcgtTCAAAAAAAACGAGATATTTATCGAAATGTTTAAATTATGCCTAAACCACAATCAGATTATACAATTTCAATCAGTTTTGCCATTTGGTATAATGGGACCAACAGAAAAGACTCTTTGTCACGTGGCTTCTTCTCCTAAAGGACGGCACCGCCCCTCCTCTCGTTTTTATATGGAAGTATCCCTATATGCTTAAGTCAATTACATAAACTTGAAATGCTAAACCTTTTCTTCTGTATATATCTTATACAAGTAGATATTTACATGACTAAAACTACTAGTATTATATGCATTACGACTGAACATACTCCATCAACTTAGTCGATCTGTCTATGTTTTGATTTGCAACATATTGATATCACATAATATATCTGTATAAAAAATGTAGAATCATCATAGAATATAAAAGgtggttacaaaaatataacatacTATGCTATTGAAAATCACAGATCCTCCATAAGAAATACAAAAACACAAAGAAGTGAAGCAACTGTCACCAATAATCTCTGCATGAACACAATCCATTTCTAAAATGATGAAACCTGTTCCGATCTCTTACAATAAACTCTCTACCATAAACCTCAGAGATATGCTTTGTTACCGTATGGCAATCCTCACACACCCTCAAGTTCTTCACTATCCTAATAACTGTACCAGGCTTTGTCTTCATCATACCATACGCAATCGCAAGCTTCTCGCTATGCATATGAATTGCACTCTCCTTCTCTTCCTCGTCCACATCGAAAAACGCTTCCTCTGTGTTCCCCTTATACCCTACCAATCTTATCTTCCCCAAAATCTCTTCCCACTTCCTTCTGATCTTACCCATCTCAGGATGATCATCTCCCATGGAGAACTTGTTTATCTTCCCATCAATCTCTATCAAACTCCACGCTGGCGGTTTCCTAACAAGCTTCTCCTTCATCATCTCCCTCAACCTCTCGATCTTCTCCCATTTCCCTGCACACGCGTAGATATTCGAGAGCAGGACATAGTAACCACTGTGCTCTGGTTTCACCTCTAACAACATGTTTCCTACTCTTTCCGCCACCTCAGCGTTCTTATAAATCTTACACGCTCCAAGCAAAGCTCCTAATATAGGAGCATTCGGCTTCACCGGCATTTTTTCGATAAACCTCTCAGCTTCTGCTAGCTTTCCAGCACGGCCAAGCATGTCAACAATACAACCATAATGCTCAAGCCTAGGCTCAATCTTATAATCTCTTTTCATCATCTCATACAACTCGAAACCTTTCTCAACTAACCCACCGTGGCTGCAAGCCGAAAGAACAGCAGTGAACGTAACATCTCTAGGCACAAAACCTAACCTAACCATTTCAGAGAAGTAACCAACCGCCTTGTGACCATGTCCGTGCACCGCAAGGCCTTTGATAATCGAACTCCAGCTCAAGCTATCCTTCTCATCCAACTCCTGAAACACACTAACCGCCTTCTCCATCTCCCCGCACCTCCAGTACATCTCCACAAGAGCCGTCCCTAGAACAAGATTCACACCCATGCCATTCTCAACCACGTACTCATGCGCCCTTACTCCAACCCCAAGCGCTCCCAAATGAGCACAAGAGGAAACAACACTCACCATAACCGTCTCGTTCGCTACAACTCCTTCCCTTCGCATCACTTCGAACAGCTCAACCGCTTCCTCGAAACGGTTACTCTTCGCATACCCATTAATCATAATACTCCACGTCACTAAATTTCTGTgaggcatttcgtcgaacatCTCTCGCGCGTCATCAACCAACCCGCATTTGCAGTACCCATCCACCATCGAAGTCCAAGAAACCACATTTCGAAACGACATCGCTCCAAAGACTCTCCCAGCAGATGCTATCAACCCGCAAGTGGCGTACATGTGAACAAGCGAGTTCTCCACATAAACATCGTTGTGGAACCCGAATCTAACGACGTGCGAATGAATCTGCTCTCCTGTTCTCACGCACTCCATCTCAGCGGAGGCTTTGATTAGAAACGGGAACGTGATGTTATCAGGTGGGATGCAGAGTCTCAGCATCTGGGTGTAGAAGTTGTAGGCTTTGCTAGCTTCTGGGCTTGTGGAGAAGGTGCGGATGAGGAGGTTGAAGACGAAAAGGTTCGGACTTTGGATCTGGGAGAAGATTCTGTGTGCGTATTCAGTGGAgttggaggagagagagaggagacgGCTGGCGACGAAGACGTCGGAGATGAGATGGGTTCGTGTGAGGAAGCCATGGATGATCTTGAGGTCGGTGAAGGAGGAGCAGGTTTGGAGTAAAGCTAGCTTCGGGTGTTTCGAACGAAGTGTGTTGAGCACAGTGCTGCTACTCATTCTCTGAGGTTAAgttaaagtttgaaactttataaAGGATTAAACTTTATAGAGCACATAGGTTGTTTGTTGTTCCTCATGAAAAAGAAAATGTTACAATAAAAAATTTGGAGTTGATGTTTGTGTTTAGAAAGAGAACTTGAAGGCACCAGATTTGGAATCTGTTGCAGCGTCCCAGAAAGTGACTTTTTGTTCTTCGGCTATTCTCTTTTCTTCTGCTTTCTTCTCTAGCTCTTGGATGGTTCCTGGGTAGGCTTCTTCGATGGCCTCATTGAATTTGTCATGCAAGTTCTCTCTGTCGTTTGTTCCTGAGACGAGCTCTTTAGCATTTGGTTTCTTCAGAAACTCCAACACATTCAATAGATTCCTCCTGCATAACGTAATGTTTTACCAATCAGACCACAACTCAATTCATAATTACTAAATTACATTCCATAAATCAATAGTTGCTGCAACCTATGTACATATAACTCCCAAATAATGTaactaaaaaaacattaaatataCTTTTGATATTCTAATTACATCAAATCTTTGCTACTTGTAAACTTGTGTCGATAGCTAATGAGTTGTCAACTTTATTAATTTCAACGAGGCATCCAACTAAGGAGCCAGTATAGAAAAAATCATTTACCTGCTAACATAGTTCTGAGTAATAGCAATAGATTCCTCCAAATTAATCACCAGATGCCACCATCCATTAGGAACAAACATCACCTCCCCAGCTTTGCACACACACTCAACAGGCctcttcttccaactcctaGTATCACCATAAAAGTTCATAAACCACTCCATTATCGAAACAGGACACGCCACCTCCGCTCCATCAGGACTCGGATGCACACCCGGAGGAACCACATCCGGCGGGAACAAAACCCACTTCTTCGAACCCGTGATCACCGCGTTCCAAGCAGAGGTCGAGTTAGGATCAATGTGGAAAGAAGAACCAGACCCGGACGGTCCGATGATAATCCATCTATAATCAGGCCGCTCGTTTCCCAAAACACTAAACAAGTCCTCTCTAAAATAAACAGGAGCCTCATACTCCGAATCCAAAACGGGGACTTTCTCAGCAAACTTGGGATCAAACAAGTACAACGGCCTCTCCTCGGTAACTCCGTCGGAGTACTTAAAGTAGTTCTCGAGCTTCATCTCAACCGGACCAACAGCGAACTCCACGTCACCAGCCACGTCACTCAGATACTCTTTACTCCATTTCTTAACCGCACCCCAGTCATCCAAACACCCTTCCAATAAAACAGGCTTATTCGGTTCCTCGAAGTTAGTGATGAAGTCTTCAACGGAAAGGCCTCTCACGCGGGTGATGTTATCTCGTTCAAGCCACTCCCGTTTCATCTCGAGATTCGCGCATAGCCAGCTCTGGAAGAGGTAATCAGAGTAGAAATCTCTGATCTTCAAAACAGATTCACCAGAGCTCTGAAACTTGGGATGGGAAGCAGCTACATAGGTGGCTTTCCACGATCCGGCGAACAAAAAGTCTCCTTTTAGCTCTTCCAAGACGAGGTTTCTCCAGAGAGGCTCGTGGTTAGCGAATACGTAGAAGGATTTGGTGACGGTGGATAAAACGCCGAGATGGGCCGCGTCGAGGAGAGCTAGGATTTCTAGAACGAGCTCGTCGGTGAGGACATGGAGGTTGCCTAGACCGGTGTTTCGCACGTTGACGGCGCCCTTGTTGACGAAGTAGAGGTTACCGAGAGGTTGGACTCCGTGCTTGGCTGAAGTTTTGAGCTTGAACCCGTttccttcatcttcttcttcctgctCCTCTTCCTCTGTTAGTGCCGTCTCTTGACATTGAGGCTCACGTTGATTCTCAATGAGCTTTTGTCTTTTGGATTTGGATTTGGATCTACGCCGCCTGTTACGAGAGGCTAGCAGCGAGTTCGGCATCTTGTGACGGAGCATCAATCAGCTTCTGCGGCGAGGGTTTTGGGTTTTAATAAGTTTACTCTTTCATACTATATTAAACCGGAATCAGAAAATTCGATTGCACAATCTCTTTGGGATGAACCGGTTAAACCGAAATTGATTTGAATTGGATTAATCAATTAGGCTATTCACCGGGATTGtagaaacaaaaagagaaataaaactTTGATTGATGGTAGCTTCACCAAAGGATTAATAACTCTTGAGTAGTGAGTACTTTGCCAGAGAAAACCCAAACAAGAATGTGGGAAAATTATACACAGCTTACTGTATAAAAAAGACATGCTTTTAGACAATAATCAAACCCCATTTCAAGACATTATGCATTTCAAACCCCCAAATAACAAATGAAATATGGCAAATCCAAAAGAAAAACTGCACACGAGAAAACATTTTTTCTCAGCAACCATATGAATGAAGATGGAGAGTGATGTTACTCCCAGTATATTCACATTAAGCGCTTCTGATTCACCGAGTTGGAGAAAGTGGATATGTTTCACACTTGCGTTCTTGAAAGACATCTCCATTGCCGTATCCGTGGAGTCGTTTCTAGAAGCATTTGCAACCCCATCTTGCTCCCTTGCATCCCGTTCATGTACCTGCATTTTACCATTTTGAACACAAGATGCATAAGTATACAACTTCAAATCTCAAAAGTTAAAACTAAGGTGAAGCAAAAGCTAATCAAAGTTCAAGACTGT includes the following:
- the LOC103846996 gene encoding F-box protein At5g06550; translated protein: MLRHKMPNSLLASRNRRRRSKSKSKRQKLIENQREPQCQETALTEEEEQEEEDEGNGFKLKTSAKHGVQPLGNLYFVNKGAVNVRNTGLGNLHVLTDELVLEILALLDAAHLGVLSTVTKSFYVFANHEPLWRNLVLEELKGDFLFAGSWKATYVAASHPKFQSSGESVLKIRDFYSDYLFQSWLCANLEMKREWLERDNITRVRGLSVEDFITNFEEPNKPVLLEGCLDDWGAVKKWSKEYLSDVAGDVEFAVGPVEMKLENYFKYSDGVTEERPLYLFDPKFAEKVPVLDSEYEAPVYFREDLFSVLGNERPDYRWIIIGPSGSGSSFHIDPNSTSAWNAVITGSKKWVLFPPDVVPPGVHPSPDGAEVACPVSIMEWFMNFYGDTRSWKKRPVECVCKAGEVMFVPNGWWHLVINLEESIAITQNYVSRRNLLNVLEFLKKPNAKELVSGTNDRENLHDKFNEAIEEAYPGTIQELEKKAEEKRIAEEQKVTFWDAATDSKSGAFKFSF
- the LOC103846994 gene encoding pentatricopeptide repeat-containing protein At5g06540, translating into MSSSTVLNTLRSKHPKLALLQTCSSFTDLKIIHGFLTRTHLISDVFVASRLLSLSSNSTEYAHRIFSQIQSPNLFVFNLLIRTFSTSPEASKAYNFYTQMLRLCIPPDNITFPFLIKASAEMECVRTGEQIHSHVVRFGFHNDVYVENSLVHMYATCGLIASAGRVFGAMSFRNVVSWTSMVDGYCKCGLVDDAREMFDEMPHRNLVTWSIMINGYAKSNRFEEAVELFEVMRREGVVANETVMVSVVSSCAHLGALGVGVRAHEYVVENGMGVNLVLGTALVEMYWRCGEMEKAVSVFQELDEKDSLSWSSIIKGLAVHGHGHKAVGYFSEMVRLGFVPRDVTFTAVLSACSHGGLVEKGFELYEMMKRDYKIEPRLEHYGCIVDMLGRAGKLAEAERFIEKMPVKPNAPILGALLGACKIYKNAEVAERVGNMLLEVKPEHSGYYVLLSNIYACAGKWEKIERLREMMKEKLVRKPPAWSLIEIDGKINKFSMGDDHPEMGKIRRKWEEILGKIRLVGYKGNTEEAFFDVDEEEKESAIHMHSEKLAIAYGMMKTKPGTVIRIVKNLRVCEDCHTVTKHISEVYGREFIVRDRNRFHHFRNGLCSCRDYW